TGTCCTGATGATGATGCCACTTGGCTTGAATCCCTAGAATCTCATCACATCTGTGGAGTGTGTTGTGAGCGTTGGAAAGATTTCTGTACCCTACTCATAGTGGGCCTTGATATAAGTTGCTGTGGTGTGAGGTTGTGTGATATTGAGATGTTTCATGTTAACTAGCTGCTGAGCACTGATTGTTGCTAATATAACTATAATATAAATCCCTTTTCTCCAGGATTGCTCTTGTAACATTTATTATGATAtgttttctatctcttctcctGTGAGGCAGTTTGCTATTGTCGTATACAACTTTATCAAGGTCTTTTAGGGAGTTGTGAGAAATTGGTattagatatagatagataagaaataGCAGTGGTACCAACCAAATGTGatagaaatgaaaagaggaaataactgCAGATTACCTTGGTTAGGCACCATAAGTCATGAGATGAATTATATTTTGACACATCTGTTAATGGAAGAATCATCTGAATCTTCAAGCTTTTGTAAGATGTTTTCAATATTTCAGATATTCAGAGAGAAAGTATTTCTACCTGTAAATATTGGTTTGAACCCTACTGACATTCAAGCACGCCTTATTGGGGAGAGTGGTATGAACTTGCGCTACATTCAGGAAGAAACTGGAGTGGCCATCTCCATACGTGGCATTGGTTCTGGATACCATGAGAGTGGTACTGGTCAGGAAGCCCAAGATCCCCTTCACTTCTATCTTGAGtgagtaaataaaaattaaatatattgaaATGTATTATTGTTAATTTAATATAGACCAGGGAACAGTATGTACTATTAGACCACATAATTTTCTCTAATGCATTTTAATTACTTGTTTGACAAGTGCCTTAAGAAAAATTCTGTACCTCAAGTCATGCTTCATAATAAGTACAATAATGAtgtcagcattattattatcagtcagtgtattcttgtttatttatctgctcATCTATATCTGATGTCTAGAGGGATGGCTATAACAATGTCCATTTATTACTGTCCTTGCATTGTTTGATTCCtgcattcttctctctcccctttctctcataTTATGCAGCGCTTGATTTTTGCATTTCACCAGAGATGGTCATCTTACACCCTCTGCATCTAACAATATGTGTTCAAGTTGTAGCCAAAGAGAAACAGGACTGGGTTATATTTGCCACCAGTCAGATCTCATTTAGATTATTCTGTGTAGTTCTGGTCTCTGttttacaggaaggatataaatCTATtggaatcagtacagaggagagtGACTGAAAAATACAGGGGATGAAAAATATTCCTTATGAAAGGACTGAAACTTTTGAATTTATATTCCTTAGAGAAGCTTAGTTTAAGAGGGGATCTTATACacatctttaagtggtataaagcATAACAGGGGTGATGATCAATAATCaagatcagtaatcaggataggacaaaaaataacaggttcaagcattgtaaagttagattaaaaaaagagataggagaaACACATTCTCAAATAGTTATAGATGAATTAATACAGAATTTCAAAAGATGATTGACAAATTTattggatgggaatgataggtggaaatgttATGCATGCTTTATATAGGGACTGTTATGTGTAGCCCTGATGTCTTGttgcttcctttgttttcttatggtctttttgttttcctgtttagtaattgattatttctttatttttcatttattttttaaatttatttttatatttatttctttgctttGGGCCATACCATGTGGAATTGCCAGAATGGTGGatagattaatatatatattttttattaatttatttatgtatttatttacatacatactttatttatttttcagacaTGACAACCAGGAGCAGTTTAACCAGGCTAAAGATCTAGTTGTTAACTTGGCGCAGACAGTGATTTCTGAAGTACAGCAGGAgttacagcagcagcaacagcaacaacaacaacaacaacagcagcagcagcaacagcatcaacagCTACAGCATCAGCAACTTCAGCAACCAGCTCCTCTTTTCACACAACCTCCACCCCAGCAGCCTGATGTGGCCTTAGGTAATTATCATATATCTCATCTTTTAAGGTGAATGGTTATACAAGATGAATCCACATGGGAGATCTAGTTTTGAGTATATCTCATAATCAGAAGTGAGGTAATAATGCATGTGTTCACTAGAAATCATCATGCTGGAGTTTGTAGGATTGTTGAGTTAAAACTTATCACCCACACCCTCACAGCAGTTCACATGTGATTTCCTGATAAATAAAACTTTATCACAATCTTTTTTCATCAGCAAGATTGGCAGGATGTAGCATGCTGGGGCAGTGCAGTGGTGATAGGGAGAGTAACCAGTCTGTGTTTGCTGGATGCTTGGCTTGTCTAAAATGATAGCAGGTCAATAGAATTTAGGAGGGTGAATTACaggaaaatttaaataaaatgtaataaaaagtaAGGTGACAAGATGTATGGAGGGAagtttagatactaaaatgtcTCTGGAtgataacatgataaaacagatgtaaaaatTTGTTTGGTTGTGAACATTGAGGTAgagataagtctctctctctctctctctctctctctctctctctctctctctctctctctctctctctctctctctctctctctctctctctctctctctctctctctctctctctctctgcttagtGGCTGTTATTGGTTTAAGTGTTAAAGTTCCTTGATATGAAGAATCATGGATATATTTCATTGTTAAAAAGTAAGATCAAATTAAAAATATCAATTTTATTGATGAAAACCTTATTTATTGCAGGAGGTGGAGGCAATATTGGTCAGCCGCACTTGGCTCCTGTACAGGTGGCCCCTCACCAGCTCACAGCTCCACCAGCTCCACCACCACAGATGGTTCATTCACAGATGGTTCCACCTCAGGTACCTCCCCATTCACAAATTGTGCCTCCTCATGTTGGCCACCCACAAATTCCTCCGGCCCAGGTGCCCATTCCAGGCCAGGTGGGTGGGCCACAGGTTAGTGCCAATGTGATGCACACTGTGCTGGCTCCTCATCTACAGCCTGGTGGAGCACCTGTGTCCCAGGAGGTCATACCACAGCAAGAAGTGATACAAGCCACTGTAGTGTCTCTGCCACAGCAGGTTGTACACCTGACAGCTCCTCCTGTAGTGTCAAGTACAACAGCTGTAGCAAATCAGCAATTAGTGCATACTTCATCAGGCACACAGCTGGTAACTTTACCCCCTGGAACACAAATAATCAATATGCCTGATGGCCCTCGACTGGTGGCTCTGGCTGGTGGCACCCAGGTAGCTCCTCCTGTACCTGCTGGACATCAAACTCACCCAGCTCCCCTGCATGATCCCCAAGGTGTGCCAAACCCTCTGGTCCAACAGCAGCCTGTACCCCAGTCTATGGCTGTTTCAGGAGGCACCAACCAACTGACCATTAACCAGACTTCAATTCTTAGTGAGGGAGGAGCACCTCCATCCAATCTAGCCAGGTCCTTAGGGGCCACAAGTTCATATTCAGCACCATCTTTGGTAAACACTGTCAGTACTTCCAGTCCCTTAACCAATGCCACTCCCCATGGTGCTCCAGATGCACAGTTCCCACCCAATGTCAATGCCAGCATCCCTCCCCCAAGTACCACCATGCCTTTAGGCATGCCTCCTCCAGCTCCCCTTGGTATGCCTCCTGCTGTCACTGCTAATGCAGGAACAGTTTCCTTTGTGCTCACCCCAGGAGTGAACACCATGACCACTACCTCAGGGGTGGGCCTCCTCATGCCCCAAGACCCAGCAGTTGCCTCGGGCCAAATGCACGTAACTCAACCTGTTGTGGTGACTGGAGTGATGCCAAGCTTACAGCAGCAGCCCCAGCAACAGCCGCACCACCAAGTTTCCCAGACAGGTGCACCGTCATCCTTCTTGGGTCCTGTGCCTCCTCAGCCATTGGGTCACTCGGGATACTCAGCCTCCCAACCTCCTGTGGAACAGCCTGTTAGTTCAGCCTATTTAACTTCAGACCATGGCTACAATGGCCCTCCAATCACTAGTAATGCTACTCATCACTACAGTCAAGTGCCCCCCCAACAACAGCAGCGGCCAGTGGGTGTGGCCTATGCCCCTGTGGGCATGGCAGGAAGTGGAGAAGGTGCCCCACATGGCCGGATAGATTTTCAGACTGGTGGAGCCCCTGGGGTTATGGCCAACCCAGTGCCTCTCAGCAACCTGCCACCTCGTCATCAGGTAAGCTCCAACATTTCACAAGAATTAGCACTCAACCTTTTGTGGGTGACAGGGCCACATTAGATACTCAGTTTGTGATGAGGGCCTTGCATTGCCTTTAATGTACCGTGTTGATAGCTACTTCAGTTGGCTAACTAGACATACAAGATAAGCAATACtttattcatcattataataTGTAACTATAATATAAAGTTTGCATAGTATGTATGTGATTAAttgttatataattatttataatAGAATTTTCATTCTTGCATGTCATTAACATTTAATgtgaagtagtagtattatcacAGTAAAGTGATAAGAgtattttttcgtttctttgtaATAGTTGCATTGAACTTCCTTGAGGGCTGCATGTGGCCCTCAAACGGTGGGTTGAGCATTCCTGAGCTAAACCATTCACCATAGTTATCCAAAACAGACTGATATTTAGTATTTTCTACATAATTCATTCAAGTATATTTGTGCAAGTTCATTCACCAGTTATTTGAGATTTTAAACCCTATATTTTGTATGATAGGGACAGAAacctgagcagcagcagcagcagcagcctctcCACCCACCTTCCAGCCACTACAGTAACCAGCCAAACCACCAGGAATTGCGACCTGTGTCTTTAGAACAACAGTGGCAACAGTTTCAACAGCAAgtgaagatggagggagggcaGCAGCAATATGACCCATATGCTGCTGCCACTGAGGAGTCTGAGCACCAAGATTCAGCCAGACAGACTCAGGTACTAGCTTACTTTAATGGCAGTTCTTAACCACAGATCTCATACACCTTATCTTTCTTTGATGTGCAAGAAAGGTAGAGTGTTTGCTCTTATTATCTAAGAGtattgtgtgttttaattgATAGTGTCCACTATGTTGTGTATGTTACCTAAAGCATGTGTTACTACATTTTGACAATTATGTGCCTTATAGATTTCTTAATATACTGCTTTTGTAGTAAATAATCAGTCATTATCAATTACCTCCCCATGAAATAAACAAGGTGGATGTctcaaacaagaaaataacccATTTTACAAAGATGTAGATCATCTGCAAGATGCCTGCATGACAGTAACATTTCATCCTAGTCATTAAACTAGAATTTTAGCTATTGAACATTTATGGTAAGTCACATTCAGTGGTTcaagcaattctctctctctctctctctctctctctctctctctctctctctctctctctctctctctctctctctctctctctctctctctctctctctgtgaaagtaagaacaatcctaaggattggtaaatagaatgagactgattgagaatgaaaatggaattatatatacaaaagtgagaaagattgagaaacaatgaagcaaaaattatatgaaaggaatgagggggagagagagagagagagagagagagagagagagagagagagagagagagagagagagtgaagtatcactttctcatcccttctctctgacagagaaaggaggggatCCAGAAATAAGCTGACTAAACCATGGTAAAGCTAAGTAGATGAAATAGTTGCAGAATATTTTGATATGGAGGAAGTGTAGCACAacataaggaagaaagggaggaggtgtAGGACTCCACACAAGTTCTGTgcttattttttaaatttttatttaatctatttttatttatttatttattttttcatatatataacaAGTACAAAACTGGAATCATGGAACTCAAATATAGTAGAATCCTGTTTAATATGTAATTAAATACTATACACAATATGTAACATGCATGACTACTgactctttttttatattagtcCTAGACATATtacaaatacatatatttcCCACCATTAGAAATATGTTTAGATTTCTTTGTGCTTGTTTgcaaacactttacatttaaacACTAAAGAATTAGGAAAATGAATTAGATTTTCTCAGTggtacttatattttttttttgcactggcCATATTCATTAATCCAGGGGAAACTGTTAATTTGCTTTGTCCAACACTGCTCACAGCTCTATTCATATACTTCACTTTACTTAAGATCTGAAACTTTGAAAACTCTGCCTGATTATCTTCAAAACATAAATGATCTTCCTGCAGTTTGTAAAAAAGACTTCTCACAGCAACAATTGTTTTAATTAATCTAAGGCTATTGTTATgttttctgtcttcctgtcaTCTAGTACTTTAAGTTGCTCAGAGTTTATTAATATTCTACAACTGGTTTGAAATCTAGACAGATCTACATACGGACAAGCTACCACTTAGGTGATTATGTTGAtaagctaaaaaagaaaaaaaaatgctaaggaGCTGATTTGGCTCAACAGTCTAAGCCattgtagaaattttgttttccaaaaaTAATTCTTTGTATCATCTAATATAAAGTGTAGCTGAAAAGAATCTGGGAGGATACAAGAATAAGTGATTTGTGAGCACTGGCTTTAGAAGAGGGATGGGTTGCATGGACCAGGTGTTTGCTATAAGACGTGTGTGAATAGTGTTGCTGAAACTTTATCAACAAACTACAAAGCAGTGCTCTTAAGTGGCCCCATCTGAAAGAGGTCTTACATTTGGAACTGGCCATGCTTCATGTAGATTACACAATGCAGTTCTGGTTTTCATATTACAGAGGGGAAGTAAGATGTTACTGTCAGTACAAGTGAGAATGACTAAAATATATCACATGAGAGGATattgaagcttttaaatttacatctGTTAGAGAATAAAGAGATCAGTTGCCAAAGAGGATAGATGTATAAGTTggattctcctccttttcctgcctATTTATCTCAAACTGCTCCTTTTTTTAAAGTGTTATAGCACTGTAGATATGGATGGAAAGTGCACTGATGTGAAAAATTTTCAGGCTATCATAAATCTACATAAAGCAGGTTTTAGTAGCAAAGAAATTTGGGGTCAGAAGGGCTTGAAGCAACACACTATCATAATATATTACTCATGATATCAAGTACTTGAAGTTATGAATTGGCTTCAGTGTTTTGTTTCCAAGCACAATCTTGCAGTCTGGAATATCATTGAagtataaaaattaagaaatactgaatgtttttttatagttttacataAGCATATCCTATACAAGTTATACATCACCATACAGTGTTCCCCTATTATTTGCTGGAGGTTATGTTCCAAAGCCTCCAGTGAATAGCAGAAATCTACAAATATTGTAAACCACCCCTACAAGGTTCAGGGACACATAGTTTAAACCATAAAATATACATCTCACACTTATTAAGCTCATGTAAAATTCACCTtaacacaataaaaacaattattatatatatatatatatatatatatatatatatatatatatatatatatatatatatatatatatatatatatatatatatataatttttattttttttttttatgtaggagggacactggccaagggcaacaaaagtccaacaaaatgcccactgaaatgccagtcccataaaaaggtccaaagtggtagtcaaaaattgaaggataagtgtcctgaaacctccctcttgaaggaattcaagtcataggaaggtggaaatacagaagcaggcagggagttccagagtttaccagagaaagggatgaatgaatgagaatactggttaactcttgcataagagaggtggacagaatagggttgagaaaaagaagaaagtcttttgcagcgaggccgcgggaggaggggaggcatgcagttagcaagatcagaagagcagttagcatgaaaatagcggtagaagacagctagagatgcaacattgcggttatgagagagaggctgaagacagtgagttagatgagaggagttgatgagatgaaaagcttttgatgccatcctgtctagaagagcagtatgagtggaaccccccctcccagacatgtgaagcatactccatacactgACGGtgaaggcccttgtacagagttaacagctgcgggggtgagaaaaactggcagagacgtctcagaacgcctaacttcatagaagctgttttagctagagatgagatgtgaagtttccagttcagattataagtaaaggacagaccgaggatgttcagtgtagaagagggggacagttgagtatcattgaagaagacaggatagttgtctggaaggttgtgtcgagttgatagatggagaattgagtttttgaggcattgaacaataccaagtttgctctgccccaatcagaaattttagaaagatc
This genomic window from Scylla paramamosain isolate STU-SP2022 chromosome 33, ASM3559412v1, whole genome shotgun sequence contains:
- the LOC135089612 gene encoding trithorax group protein osa-like isoform X1; translation: MKETGSAASLKAAQEAAAKVNAMLVASGQLKLSELNKNRTKNNKSNDLFIEEVVINDAPMSARNFLTRSSTQEEISKMSGAAVSTRGRYMNQEERKNPSKNPSDRPLYLHIQAVNQQDVKVAVGRITHIIMEHSHRKGHGMQRPRGPRPNPAPGLMGPRPGSGPRGPRPLVFRPPRPDMSAPPPPSQAQPPPPVTNIFREKVFLPVNIGLNPTDIQARLIGESGMNLRYIQEETGVAISIRGIGSGYHESGTGQEAQDPLHFYLEHDNQEQFNQAKDLVVNLAQTVISEVQQELQQQQQQQQQQQQQQQQQHQQLQHQQLQQPAPLFTQPPPQQPDVALGGGGNIGQPHLAPVQVAPHQLTAPPAPPPQMVHSQMVPPQVPPHSQIVPPHVGHPQIPPAQVPIPGQVGGPQVSANVMHTVLAPHLQPGGAPVSQEVIPQQEVIQATVVSLPQQVVHLTAPPVVSSTTAVANQQLVHTSSGTQLVTLPPGTQIINMPDGPRLVALAGGTQVAPPVPAGHQTHPAPLHDPQGVPNPLVQQQPVPQSMAVSGGTNQLTINQTSILSEGGAPPSNLARSLGATSSYSAPSLVNTVSTSSPLTNATPHGAPDAQFPPNVNASIPPPSTTMPLGMPPPAPLGMPPAVTANAGTVSFVLTPGVNTMTTTSGVGLLMPQDPAVASGQMHVTQPVVVTGVMPSLQQQPQQQPHHQVSQTGAPSSFLGPVPPQPLGHSGYSASQPPVEQPVSSAYLTSDHGYNGPPITSNATHHYSQVPPQQQQRPVGVAYAPVGMAGSGEGAPHGRIDFQTGGAPGVMANPVPLSNLPPRHQGQKPEQQQQQQPLHPPSSHYSNQPNHQELRPVSLEQQWQQFQQQVKMEGGQQQYDPYAAATEESEHQDSARQTQTTHSGAPTSQQQPLSSQAPSQPSSQQQYGNFIEQPNQHQQQQQPPTQQASSLSADSRDGENRSPGTLAKGEPKAIGRGSPHGTYNHYYGGQHSLGPQNQHAGPPSPERQDHQPQPQPNQRYSSQQAPGHPEHPHVSPAQQHRRSPQGQPPSGHAQQFHQGQFQGQLHPQDQSPQKNPEAGTQEDQYSSSKQGEMLTSIYQAPQYQHGPPHHPQGPPQPGLPEGQYQQGPPPPSLQQPQQNQYPPGQYPWAQYPQPTNGPGSFPAGPNNFGNGPGPHPNGPGPFNAPGGPGGPNVSNSYAPLGPGGGGPYQRGDGPGPYPGGGSGAAIGIPMGPGAAEEQQAVLQDKKAEPGVARDMTASLLMPPPASSSKRDPARLKSTRGSLRAKHEETKIM
- the LOC135089612 gene encoding trithorax group protein osa-like isoform X2 yields the protein MKETGSAASLKAAQEAAAKVNAMLVASGQLKLSELNKNRTKNNKSNDLFIEEVVINDAPMSARNFLTRSSTQEEISKMSGAAVSTRGRYMNQEERKNPSKNPSDRPLYLHIQAVNQQDVKVAVGRITHIIMEHSHRKGHGMQRPRGPRPNPAPGLMGPRPGSGPRGPRPLVFRPPRPDMSAPPPPSQAQPPPPVTNIFREKVFLPVNIGLNPTDIQARLIGESGMNLRYIQEETGVAISIRGIGSGYHESGTGQEAQDPLHFYLEHDNQEQFNQAKDLVVNLAQTVISEVQQELQQQQQQQQQQQQQQQQQHQQLQHQQLQQPAPLFTQPPPQQPDVALGGGGNIGQPHLAPVQVAPHQLTAPPAPPPQMVHSQMVPPQVPPHSQIVPPHVGHPQIPPAQVPIPGQVGGPQVSANVMHTVLAPHLQPGGAPVSQEVIPQQEVIQATVVSLPQQVVHLTAPPVVSSTTAVANQQLVHTSSGTQLVTLPPGTQIINMPDGPRLVALAGGTQVAPPVPAGHQTHPAPLHDPQGVPNPLVQQQPVPQSMAVSGGTNQLTINQTSILSEGGAPPSNLARSLGATSSYSAPSLVNTVSTSSPLTNATPHGAPDAQFPPNVNASIPPPSTTMPLGMPPPAPLGMPPAVTANAGTVSFVLTPGVNTMTTTSGVGLLMPQDPAVASGQMHVTQPVVVTGVMPSLQQQPQQQPHHQVSQTGAPSSFLGPVPPQPLGHSGYSASQPPVEQPVSSAYLTSDHGYNGPPITSNATHHYSQVPPQQQQRPVGVAYAPVGMAGSGEGAPHGRIDFQTGGAPGVMANPVPLSNLPPRHQGQKPEQQQQQQPLHPPSSHYSNQPNHQELRPVSLEQQWQQFQQQVKMEGGQQQYDPYAAATEESEHQDSARQTQTTHSGAPTSQQQPLSSQAPSQPSSQQQYGNFIEQPNQHQQQQQPPTQQASSLSADSRDGENRSPGTLAKGEPKAIGRGSPHGTYNHYYGGQHSLGPQNQHAGPPSPERQDHQPQPQPNQRYSSQQAPGHPEHPHVSPAQQHRRSPQGQPPSGHAQQFHQGQFQGQLHPQDQSPQKNPEAGTQEDQYSSSKQGEMLTSIYQAPQYQHGPPHHPQGPPQPGLPEGQYQQGPPPPSLQQPQQNQYPPGQYPWAQYPQPTNGPGSFPAGPNNFGNGPGPHPNGPGPFNAPGGPGGPNVSNSYAPLGPGGGGPYQRGDGPGPYPGGGSGAAIGIPMGPGAAEEQQAVLQDKKAEPG